The following proteins are encoded in a genomic region of Stutzerimonas stutzeri:
- the dpdH gene encoding protein DpdH codes for MSLLDYWPTHEEINLCINHEAEGAHDAVLLAVHQPSPLSYRLISSGKIFEASEDELFKYLMTKDVPSGSHVVPITGASGVGKSHMVRMLAARLQNANEYGRYVTIRIPKSASLRRVIELILAELPDETYASVKDEFAKAFTEEINIEAAVVRFQGQLDIALGELAKELFTQLKANPSNMLLKERVGHASELPKFMGDPELVDHFRSNVFPKIVKRAIAGQSQADQEGQVEDFQADDFLLPDSIDITKAASKTQSYYVRTLQLREGEGRRNAARLLNESKVVDQAISQLFSLHQSLGGMTLQEVILEIRRLLLQQERELVIFVEDFKALTGIQDTLLNVLIQEGVRGGVKELATMRSVIAVTDGYLAGQDTIATRAKREWIVESLLSSPEEVFRRSKALVASYLNAARWGYRNLVRHFEMNGGVSDRHGAWIDPYVATDDANDVSVLAAFGKKDEIPLFPYTEQAIEQLTRSALTRNNNLVFTPRFIIDNVLRSVLLPGRPAFERGQFPSPDIEVPGTNAEVSQWLSSLPVSEEIRERYRRVVAIWGNAPRTPADIGHIPKEVFDAFKLDRPNIQFTPKPIPQQIPTEKPSQLPTDSPPRPDDASLIEALERWVQNGERLNQTVANQIRQSIASAITERIDWSAERTIKSPIKPKQISIPNAGGEGNLDSDPIKVADDHSDPSGQLRSELAAVVRLIHLNGGKVNYVGSDDDLVWIGNLTDRLMPQALALVRASMRQKLGLAVRLLSTNSRILGLIERYRTPASLAAFLFGSQNISERPPESASAEFSEWRALQEQALRIRPDLIQLVASYCGSFQGTTGKIPYAMDMVRVSESLLSDGEMINPNSLDLITVELKQALAIMSEARVKAQARKVLQGASNIRTRLVAELGENFDKQEVAEELRALAEQLRASGVWNSDEIGISHPAFKSLCEEFRSGALREALSMLANSVEGDEGQSDDQLVSRMGRFDIHPLIVASRFAEAARKVVRASDKRARGLEVQFQGVDPQEQTSEILSLFESLANEIDSLVVEGETACS; via the coding sequence ATGAGTCTGTTGGATTATTGGCCTACCCATGAAGAGATTAATCTCTGCATCAACCACGAAGCGGAAGGTGCGCATGATGCTGTCCTGCTGGCGGTACACCAACCTTCGCCTCTAAGTTATCGGCTAATTTCTTCAGGAAAGATTTTTGAGGCGAGTGAGGATGAACTCTTCAAGTACCTGATGACAAAAGACGTGCCATCCGGATCTCATGTGGTACCCATCACTGGTGCATCTGGAGTTGGTAAGTCTCATATGGTGCGTATGTTGGCTGCTCGTCTACAGAACGCGAATGAATATGGTCGCTACGTCACCATTCGCATCCCAAAGAGCGCCAGTCTGCGAAGAGTGATTGAGTTGATCCTGGCAGAATTGCCGGATGAAACGTACGCATCAGTTAAGGATGAGTTTGCTAAGGCGTTTACAGAAGAAATTAATATTGAAGCTGCAGTTGTTAGATTTCAAGGGCAGCTAGATATTGCGCTGGGCGAATTGGCGAAAGAGCTTTTTACTCAGCTTAAAGCTAATCCTAGTAATATGCTGCTGAAGGAGCGTGTCGGACACGCAAGTGAGTTGCCTAAGTTTATGGGGGATCCCGAGTTAGTCGACCATTTTCGCAGCAATGTATTCCCAAAAATCGTCAAGCGCGCCATCGCTGGACAAAGTCAGGCCGATCAGGAAGGGCAAGTTGAGGATTTTCAGGCTGACGACTTCCTTCTGCCGGACTCAATCGATATCACTAAGGCTGCGTCAAAGACTCAATCGTACTATGTACGTACCCTTCAGTTGCGCGAAGGCGAGGGTAGGCGCAATGCTGCACGACTACTCAATGAGAGCAAGGTTGTCGACCAAGCTATTAGCCAGTTATTTAGCCTGCACCAATCTCTAGGTGGTATGACATTGCAAGAGGTCATCCTTGAGATTCGCCGTCTGCTGCTCCAACAAGAGCGTGAGTTGGTGATTTTTGTGGAGGACTTTAAGGCGCTGACCGGCATTCAAGACACGCTGCTCAATGTACTAATCCAGGAGGGCGTGCGGGGCGGTGTCAAGGAGCTCGCGACGATGCGCTCAGTTATAGCCGTCACTGACGGTTACTTAGCCGGCCAAGACACGATCGCTACACGTGCAAAACGTGAGTGGATTGTGGAAAGTCTTTTATCCAGTCCGGAAGAGGTCTTCCGGCGATCCAAAGCACTGGTCGCCTCATACTTAAACGCTGCGCGCTGGGGCTACCGAAATTTGGTGCGTCACTTTGAAATGAACGGTGGTGTAAGTGACAGGCATGGTGCATGGATCGATCCGTATGTCGCCACTGATGATGCCAACGATGTCTCAGTATTGGCTGCTTTCGGGAAGAAAGATGAGATTCCGCTGTTTCCATATACTGAGCAAGCTATCGAGCAATTAACTCGGTCCGCGCTAACTAGAAATAATAACCTGGTTTTTACGCCGCGCTTCATTATTGATAATGTTCTACGTAGCGTACTTTTGCCTGGTCGCCCCGCTTTTGAGCGTGGCCAATTTCCGTCGCCAGATATTGAGGTGCCGGGGACGAATGCGGAAGTCTCACAATGGTTGTCTTCGCTTCCAGTCTCGGAAGAAATTCGAGAGCGGTACCGGCGCGTTGTGGCGATCTGGGGCAATGCTCCGCGTACACCAGCGGATATTGGCCATATTCCGAAGGAGGTATTTGATGCCTTTAAGTTGGATCGGCCGAACATCCAATTTACCCCTAAACCCATTCCTCAACAGATTCCGACAGAGAAGCCCAGTCAGTTACCTACTGACTCACCGCCCAGACCCGATGACGCCTCCTTGATCGAGGCCCTAGAGAGGTGGGTGCAGAATGGGGAGCGCCTTAACCAGACGGTGGCTAATCAAATTCGACAATCGATCGCGTCAGCTATCACTGAGCGAATTGACTGGTCGGCTGAGCGCACTATCAAGTCGCCAATCAAGCCCAAACAGATATCAATTCCGAATGCTGGTGGGGAGGGCAACCTTGATTCTGACCCAATCAAGGTGGCAGATGATCATTCCGACCCGTCCGGGCAATTGCGCTCTGAACTGGCAGCTGTGGTCCGTTTAATTCACCTAAATGGCGGCAAAGTAAATTATGTAGGTAGCGATGATGATTTGGTCTGGATCGGCAATCTTACGGATCGATTGATGCCACAGGCGTTAGCGCTCGTACGCGCTAGCATGCGGCAGAAACTCGGCTTGGCAGTACGATTGCTATCCACAAATAGCCGAATTCTCGGCCTTATAGAACGTTACCGTACACCGGCCAGCCTTGCTGCATTTCTATTCGGATCTCAAAATATTTCCGAGCGCCCGCCCGAATCGGCATCTGCTGAATTTAGTGAGTGGCGTGCCTTGCAGGAGCAGGCATTACGTATACGCCCTGACTTGATCCAACTTGTTGCATCCTACTGCGGCAGTTTCCAGGGCACTACTGGTAAGATTCCCTATGCCATGGATATGGTGAGGGTATCCGAGAGCTTATTGTCAGATGGCGAAATGATCAATCCGAATTCGCTCGACTTGATCACTGTCGAACTGAAGCAAGCATTGGCGATCATGAGCGAAGCGCGTGTAAAGGCCCAGGCACGCAAAGTATTGCAGGGTGCAAGTAATATCCGAACCAGATTAGTCGCAGAGTTAGGTGAAAACTTCGATAAACAAGAGGTTGCAGAAGAACTCAGGGCACTCGCAGAGCAGTTGAGGGCGTCTGGTGTATGGAATTCGGACGAGATTGGTATTAGCCATCCGGCTTTCAAAAGTTTGTGCGAGGAGTTCCGCAGCGGAGCTTTGCGAGAAGCACTTTCTATGCTTGCTAATTCGGTAGAAGGGGACGAAGGGCAGAGCGATGACCAGTTAGTCAGTCGCATGGGGCGATTTGATATTCATCCACTCATCGTGGCGTCGCGGTTTGCTGAAGCGGCGCGAAAAGTGGTGCGGGCCTCAGATAAGCGCGCCAGAGGGTTGGAAGTGCAGTTTCAGGGTGTGGACCCGCAGGAGCAGA
- the dpdG gene encoding protein DpdG has protein sequence MSILNRENDGLHPIVLTLAGLVAREKVISRDELISICVPHASSEMETEKDSDKGKVKGLASRARATLARWVALGLFIESDDQVRMGVDLARGESVDVFTERLPTICRRLALQHMHALPLWPSDGSISEEAVGRTADFCRGLAWCLAQDIYALPSTHGEIESLIKSQVQVGRFIFLNDTRWTGFRSWARFLGFATGDDSSFFCDPTVAVRAELKEVIQKDETVLAVEFVSRLAERLPVLDFGDYRLEVEKVLKPETWVAPATGHLSTALSFALRRLQLQGVISLVTLADAGSKLTLVGRGGRAWESFTHVRLLRDIS, from the coding sequence ATGAGCATTCTCAATCGCGAAAATGATGGCCTACACCCGATAGTGCTGACTTTGGCCGGACTAGTCGCCCGAGAAAAAGTTATTTCTCGCGACGAGTTGATCAGCATTTGTGTCCCGCATGCCAGTTCCGAAATGGAAACCGAAAAAGATTCTGATAAGGGGAAGGTCAAGGGATTGGCCTCTCGGGCCCGTGCTACGTTGGCTCGCTGGGTTGCACTGGGGCTATTCATCGAGAGCGATGACCAAGTTCGCATGGGCGTCGACCTGGCGCGCGGAGAGTCTGTTGATGTGTTTACCGAACGCCTGCCTACGATTTGCCGCAGGCTTGCGTTGCAGCATATGCATGCACTACCGCTCTGGCCCTCAGATGGCAGTATCTCGGAAGAGGCAGTTGGACGCACTGCCGATTTTTGCCGAGGTTTGGCTTGGTGCTTGGCTCAGGATATCTATGCGCTACCAAGTACGCATGGTGAAATCGAGAGTCTGATCAAGTCCCAGGTGCAAGTAGGGCGATTCATTTTTCTGAACGACACGCGTTGGACAGGGTTCCGGTCTTGGGCGAGATTCCTTGGCTTTGCCACTGGAGACGACTCCAGTTTTTTCTGCGATCCAACAGTTGCAGTGCGCGCAGAGTTGAAAGAGGTGATTCAAAAGGACGAGACGGTGCTCGCAGTTGAGTTCGTTTCGCGCCTGGCTGAACGGCTACCGGTGTTGGATTTTGGTGATTATCGTCTCGAGGTAGAAAAGGTGCTGAAGCCTGAAACATGGGTTGCACCCGCAACCGGTCACTTGTCAACTGCGCTGTCATTTGCCTTGCGGCGTTTACAGTTACAGGGAGTGATCAGCCTAGTGACATTGGCCGATGCTGGTTCAAAACTCACACTTGTTGGTCGAGGTGGACGTGCCTGGGAAAGCTTTACCCATGTTCGTCTACTGAGGGACATATCATGA
- the dpdF gene encoding protein DpdF, which produces MSFGFDELQAVLAAWPIVDVWPEKVDDSLLDRICQVLDTAQAQRGNTAWHADLQPLLRQLLLRTSNGVGKGMRLRVPAGKGWPDRASWANHGMDATEAGSSAYLLAAREWHPEWLGSGERGVFADAFSDVRVRQDMKCEADPFIRDSTGFTNYSSPGQREAVRAAFLIPEGDTLIVNLPTGSGKSLVGQAPALVNKEDGHLTIFVVPTVALALDQARAMGKLFQSNGLSRPDWPLAWHGGLSQEQRAAIRQRLRNGTQRILFTSPEALTTSLLRAVSDAATAGMLRYFVIDEAHLVTQWGDEFRPSFQALAGLRHSLLRLSPRGFRTLLMSATFTEETVDTLASLFGPSERVQMVSAVHLRPEPQYWFYKASSPQEKQNRVLESLRYAPRPFILYVTKREEVAQWNTTLRCSGGLHRIATFDGGTPDRERKRIIEEWSANRLDGIVATSAFGVGLDKSDVRTVIHATIPETLDRYYQEVGRGGRDGKSSVSLLLFDDSDWILPERLARPRIISDELGFSRWKAMYQSRQPTGDEALWEINIDAVREGLPGGSEYNVNWNMRTLILMARAGLIALDLEVKCDEQGADPGEDASSMLAAMANVRVRILNDGHQIPEVWESLVTASRNNTLVAAERNLQMMRQLLPQSSGLDQQIGQEVGATLAQLYRIRSPRWPVQVSQVCGGCPRDRFGTENSRHYSEPMVVPVNRVLPSTMSSWLDKFPWVDPTFAYVFYDESQSRQQIQQSILQFAGWLVQSCGVRELATHPLTALVSQPEWGRLYQRTRDRVLLQRSLQECDLEPYSPLARLTVLEPDSRPETLRDIQMLQRPFHIVLLPFGMLDPVNPTRRLADVSPNALHLGNLTQVISQ; this is translated from the coding sequence ATGAGTTTCGGTTTCGATGAGTTGCAGGCTGTCCTCGCGGCCTGGCCGATTGTTGATGTTTGGCCGGAGAAGGTAGATGACAGTCTGCTGGACCGGATCTGCCAAGTACTGGATACGGCGCAAGCCCAGCGCGGTAATACAGCATGGCATGCTGACTTGCAGCCTTTGTTACGGCAACTTTTGCTCCGAACCAGCAACGGCGTGGGCAAAGGTATGAGGCTGCGTGTGCCTGCCGGTAAGGGGTGGCCCGATCGAGCGAGTTGGGCCAACCATGGGATGGATGCGACAGAGGCCGGGTCCTCTGCCTATCTGCTGGCAGCTCGCGAGTGGCATCCAGAGTGGCTTGGTAGTGGGGAGCGTGGTGTCTTCGCGGATGCATTTTCCGATGTGAGAGTGCGCCAGGATATGAAATGCGAGGCCGACCCTTTCATTCGTGATTCCACGGGCTTCACCAACTATTCTTCCCCTGGACAACGAGAGGCGGTCCGCGCGGCCTTCTTGATACCCGAAGGCGATACCCTGATAGTCAACTTGCCTACGGGCTCTGGAAAAAGTCTGGTTGGGCAAGCACCAGCCTTAGTTAATAAAGAGGATGGTCATCTGACGATTTTCGTCGTGCCCACAGTCGCCCTTGCCCTCGATCAAGCTCGTGCTATGGGAAAACTATTCCAGAGTAATGGTCTTTCCCGACCAGATTGGCCATTGGCCTGGCACGGTGGCTTATCGCAAGAACAGCGTGCCGCGATTAGGCAGCGCTTGCGTAATGGTACGCAGCGCATTCTTTTCACCTCACCAGAGGCGCTCACTACCTCCTTGCTACGTGCCGTTTCGGATGCTGCTACAGCAGGCATGCTGCGCTATTTCGTGATTGATGAAGCCCACCTCGTCACCCAGTGGGGCGACGAGTTCCGCCCGTCCTTTCAGGCCTTGGCAGGGCTGCGCCACAGCCTGCTTCGGTTGTCGCCGCGTGGTTTTCGTACCTTGCTAATGAGTGCCACTTTCACGGAGGAAACAGTGGACACTTTGGCGAGCCTATTCGGCCCATCTGAGCGGGTGCAAATGGTATCGGCGGTGCATCTTCGCCCAGAGCCGCAGTATTGGTTCTATAAGGCTTCTTCGCCGCAGGAAAAACAAAACCGCGTACTGGAATCGCTGCGCTATGCGCCGCGGCCATTTATTCTTTACGTTACGAAACGTGAGGAAGTCGCGCAGTGGAACACCACGCTTCGTTGCAGTGGTGGCCTGCACCGCATTGCTACATTCGACGGCGGAACGCCTGACCGCGAGCGGAAGCGCATCATTGAGGAGTGGTCTGCAAATCGCCTCGACGGTATCGTCGCGACCTCTGCTTTTGGTGTCGGCCTCGATAAAAGTGATGTGCGCACGGTAATCCATGCGACGATTCCGGAGACCCTGGACCGTTATTATCAAGAGGTGGGTCGCGGTGGTCGTGATGGCAAGTCCTCGGTTAGCTTGCTTTTATTCGACGATAGCGACTGGATTCTTCCCGAACGACTCGCAAGACCCAGGATTATTTCCGATGAACTCGGCTTCAGTCGTTGGAAGGCGATGTACCAGTCGCGCCAACCAACCGGTGATGAGGCGTTGTGGGAAATCAATATCGACGCCGTGCGCGAAGGGTTGCCGGGGGGGAGCGAATACAACGTTAACTGGAACATGCGCACCCTCATCCTAATGGCGCGTGCTGGCCTCATAGCCCTCGACCTTGAGGTCAAGTGTGACGAGCAGGGCGCCGACCCGGGCGAGGATGCTTCGTCGATGCTAGCGGCCATGGCGAATGTGCGCGTGCGCATCCTCAACGACGGCCATCAGATTCCTGAGGTTTGGGAAAGCTTGGTCACTGCCTCGCGCAACAATACGCTAGTGGCGGCTGAGCGGAACTTGCAAATGATGCGGCAACTGCTGCCGCAGTCCAGTGGGTTGGATCAGCAGATCGGCCAAGAGGTGGGCGCCACTCTTGCGCAGTTGTATCGTATTCGGTCGCCGCGCTGGCCGGTCCAGGTTTCGCAGGTTTGCGGGGGCTGTCCGAGAGATCGCTTCGGCACTGAGAACAGCAGGCACTATAGCGAGCCCATGGTAGTGCCGGTGAATCGCGTTTTGCCATCAACAATGAGCTCCTGGCTGGATAAATTTCCTTGGGTGGACCCCACCTTTGCTTATGTCTTCTATGACGAAAGCCAGTCTAGGCAACAGATCCAACAGTCAATCCTGCAATTTGCAGGATGGTTGGTGCAGTCGTGCGGCGTACGCGAGTTAGCAACTCATCCCTTGACTGCTTTAGTGAGTCAGCCTGAGTGGGGGCGGCTATACCAGCGTACGCGAGATCGGGTGTTGCTACAGCGATCCCTTCAGGAGTGCGATCTGGAACCCTACTCCCCTCTGGCACGATTAACAGTGCTGGAGCCTGACTCACGCCCGGAAACTCTCCGGGATATCCAGATGCTACAAAGACCTTTCCATATCGTGCTCTTGCCATTTGGTATGTTGGATCCTGTTAACCCTACACGTCGTCTCGCCGATGTAAGCCCGAATGCTTTGCATTTGGGCAACCTCACTCAAGTGATAAGTCAATGA
- the dpdE gene encoding protein DpdE: protein MFCLVKDSERDGLCKLVHREGTRALVEYFDYPASDGRRRTEVPFSSVMPKRLGRNTRVFTYDELSDQWRIGRVREDDGEGVEVRLADKVDVYLDYDQVFVRWKHPIQDPVDFLSNFVTETPLFAEARSGFLRNYLEQRGSAFGISALLSSSIELESHQVDVIRRVLTDHSQRYLLADEVGLGKTIEAGVIIRQAVLDDLRNHRVLVLVPPALVTQWQNELIVRFGLSEFIGESVLVLAQEDNEQLREVLPNLSMLVIDEAHHLADPLAGEATQDLYRVISDVAQHIDRLLLLSATPILRNEPGFLRMLHLLDPVVYPLDDLESFHAKIVNRQALAEAVAALDPSNSFFMDSVLEDLSERIPNDSRLVQLAGALKEKLLELPDEDDPEFCASVRQLRAHISETYRLNRRILRNRRSQVGGLTPERKGVQVWKVGDSAMARLESVLEDWRVSASLSIYQEGNVAAQELGAFYWSAVCALFEDLIGLRQLCLERQRGIGSDSISSFIGEEEFLEAVICAIDNDEWMATRLDQLYRGIRLLPESTKVVVFCSNETVTDKVFAYLKSNGIYTVRHNINIDESTEASWRDFLTDSSIRVIVCDHNAEEGINLQGGNKVLVHFDLPLQPNRIEQRMGRVDRYGAGSSIQSYVLLNECAPMQTAWFGILDQGWGIFNQSISSLQYLVEAELGDLKEAMIHGGAEALGALRERLAGPTGLVARELKLIDQQDALDQLSPVPEAELDELFEVDSDWRTIRDTMMYWIEHTLLFRKVVEQIRPGTQLVDEPFRFHYFSPDGDKKPPTLISSSGFIGDFLGAIDFDAPGSRSTRPQSYPYVVHRPTAVRRKVRPLRYGTEFIEAIKSFSEADDRGRSYAMWRQVFDHFPSSEIRLCFRFDFVIESCLDAAVAVLTANQKQSSEAARAVLARRGDSLFGPTVMQVWVDEDGDELSEDFIERFLMPEYAKRGGNGYIDKNLETPYFRAFRRMAPDTFTNWKERCERMRDRALAIMRAKPELKERQRSALDRALAEDEVRYAQLQARIQSLQGREAEAEARQLKLEQALNEAVHRGITSPSVKVDVAGVVFLTSEPVSIIQRHVQEDA from the coding sequence ATGTTCTGTTTAGTGAAGGATTCCGAAAGAGATGGCCTGTGCAAGCTTGTGCACCGTGAGGGCACGCGCGCCTTGGTTGAATATTTCGATTACCCAGCGAGCGATGGCCGGCGCCGTACGGAGGTCCCGTTTTCTTCAGTCATGCCCAAGCGATTGGGACGTAACACCCGAGTCTTCACTTACGACGAACTGAGCGATCAGTGGCGCATCGGGCGGGTGCGCGAGGATGATGGGGAGGGCGTCGAGGTCCGACTAGCTGACAAGGTTGATGTCTATCTCGACTACGACCAGGTGTTCGTCCGATGGAAGCATCCGATTCAGGATCCAGTCGACTTCCTAAGCAACTTCGTTACCGAAACACCACTTTTCGCCGAGGCACGTTCAGGGTTCTTAAGGAATTATCTTGAGCAGCGAGGGAGTGCGTTTGGCATTTCTGCCCTGCTTTCGTCTTCCATTGAGTTGGAGTCGCACCAAGTCGATGTTATTCGACGTGTTCTGACCGATCACTCCCAGCGCTATTTGCTTGCGGACGAGGTTGGCCTCGGAAAGACCATCGAGGCAGGCGTCATCATCCGTCAAGCTGTGCTCGACGATTTACGTAACCATCGAGTACTCGTGCTGGTCCCGCCTGCGCTGGTTACCCAATGGCAGAATGAGTTGATCGTTCGCTTTGGGCTTAGTGAATTCATCGGCGAATCAGTGTTGGTATTGGCGCAGGAAGATAACGAGCAATTGCGCGAGGTGCTGCCCAACCTATCTATGCTTGTCATCGACGAAGCGCATCACTTGGCCGATCCTCTTGCCGGCGAAGCTACGCAAGACTTATACCGTGTAATTAGCGACGTGGCGCAGCATATCGATCGTTTGCTACTTCTATCGGCGACTCCCATTTTGCGCAACGAGCCTGGCTTCCTCCGTATGTTGCATCTCTTGGATCCGGTGGTTTACCCGCTAGATGACCTAGAGAGTTTTCATGCCAAAATCGTCAATCGGCAGGCTCTCGCTGAAGCGGTTGCTGCCTTAGATCCAAGTAATTCATTTTTCATGGATAGTGTGCTTGAAGATTTGAGCGAGAGAATTCCGAATGACTCGCGCTTGGTGCAATTAGCAGGGGCACTCAAGGAGAAATTACTAGAGTTGCCAGATGAGGATGATCCGGAATTTTGCGCATCTGTACGGCAACTGAGAGCTCATATCTCCGAGACTTATCGTCTTAATCGTCGCATTCTGCGCAATCGACGTAGCCAAGTTGGAGGGCTAACTCCCGAACGCAAAGGAGTACAAGTCTGGAAGGTTGGAGATTCTGCCATGGCGCGGCTCGAATCAGTTCTAGAGGACTGGCGTGTTAGTGCCTCATTGTCGATCTATCAAGAAGGTAACGTTGCCGCACAGGAGTTGGGAGCATTCTACTGGAGCGCGGTTTGCGCTCTTTTTGAGGATCTAATTGGCCTTCGTCAGCTTTGTTTGGAACGCCAACGTGGTATCGGGAGCGATTCGATCTCGTCTTTTATTGGAGAGGAGGAGTTTCTCGAGGCGGTCATTTGTGCGATTGACAACGATGAGTGGATGGCGACACGACTCGATCAATTGTATAGGGGGATACGATTGCTGCCGGAGTCGACTAAGGTGGTGGTTTTCTGCAGCAATGAAACCGTAACAGATAAGGTCTTTGCTTACCTAAAAAGCAACGGAATCTACACGGTCCGACACAATATTAATATTGATGAATCTACTGAGGCTAGTTGGCGAGATTTTCTAACTGATTCCTCGATTCGAGTCATCGTCTGCGACCACAATGCTGAAGAGGGCATCAACCTGCAGGGCGGGAACAAGGTCTTGGTGCATTTTGACCTCCCACTACAGCCCAATCGAATCGAGCAGCGTATGGGTCGTGTTGACCGCTATGGCGCTGGCAGTTCGATTCAGTCCTACGTTCTGCTCAATGAATGTGCTCCTATGCAAACAGCATGGTTTGGCATTCTCGATCAGGGATGGGGCATCTTCAACCAGTCTATTTCTAGCCTGCAGTATTTGGTTGAGGCAGAGTTAGGTGATTTGAAGGAGGCAATGATTCATGGCGGCGCAGAGGCACTTGGCGCGCTTCGTGAACGATTGGCTGGCCCCACTGGCCTAGTTGCCCGCGAACTCAAACTGATTGACCAGCAAGACGCACTGGATCAGTTGTCACCTGTGCCTGAAGCGGAGTTGGACGAACTGTTCGAAGTCGACTCGGACTGGAGGACCATACGGGACACAATGATGTATTGGATTGAGCACACCCTTCTGTTCCGCAAGGTAGTCGAACAGATTCGTCCCGGTACCCAACTTGTAGACGAACCATTCCGATTTCATTACTTCTCGCCGGATGGTGACAAAAAACCGCCAACCCTCATCTCTTCGTCAGGGTTCATCGGAGACTTTTTAGGTGCCATTGACTTTGATGCACCTGGCAGTCGTTCGACTCGGCCGCAATCATATCCATACGTTGTACACCGTCCCACTGCCGTTAGGCGCAAGGTTCGCCCGCTACGTTACGGTACAGAGTTCATTGAGGCCATCAAATCGTTTTCTGAAGCGGACGACCGAGGTCGCAGTTATGCAATGTGGCGGCAAGTGTTCGACCATTTCCCGTCTTCAGAAATTCGACTCTGCTTCCGTTTTGACTTTGTGATCGAATCTTGCCTGGACGCAGCAGTTGCAGTTCTGACTGCCAACCAAAAACAGTCGAGCGAAGCAGCAAGAGCAGTTCTGGCAAGACGCGGAGATTCCTTGTTTGGTCCAACGGTGATGCAAGTCTGGGTGGACGAGGACGGAGATGAACTGTCGGAGGATTTTATTGAGCGCTTTTTGATGCCTGAGTACGCAAAGCGGGGCGGAAATGGCTATATCGACAAGAATCTTGAGACACCTTACTTCCGTGCTTTTCGTAGGATGGCGCCGGATACTTTCACTAATTGGAAGGAGCGCTGCGAACGGATGCGTGACCGTGCGCTGGCCATCATGAGGGCTAAGCCAGAATTGAAGGAGCGGCAGCGGAGCGCGCTGGATCGGGCACTGGCCGAAGATGAAGTTCGTTACGCCCAGTTGCAGGCTCGTATCCAGTCTTTGCAGGGGAGGGAGGCGGAAGCTGAGGCTCGCCAACTCAAACTCGAGCAGGCGCTTAACGAAGCGGTTCACCGCGGCATAACGTCACCTTCGGTGAAGGTCGACGTTGCAGGCGTGGTTTTCCTGACCAGCGAACCTGTATCAATCATCCAGCGCCACGTTCAGGAAGACGCATGA
- a CDS encoding LasR-specific antiactivator QslA encodes MSKGVMTCLPPNDGHPGIEITWATDCREAFDQGVKLAQTWLDNARSGWLWAVMIAERDLLPCAIERRAFEVGFLSRIHQRMYSHLRCGEQAEIYTAGDCFGHRKTLTLTGASCQG; translated from the coding sequence ATGAGCAAGGGTGTGATGACCTGCCTTCCACCTAACGACGGCCATCCTGGTATAGAGATCACCTGGGCTACCGACTGCAGAGAGGCATTCGACCAGGGCGTGAAACTGGCACAGACCTGGCTCGATAATGCTCGCAGCGGATGGCTCTGGGCAGTGATGATCGCGGAGCGCGATCTGCTGCCCTGCGCTATTGAGAGGCGAGCTTTTGAAGTGGGTTTCCTGAGCCGTATCCACCAGCGCATGTACTCGCATCTTCGCTGCGGTGAGCAGGCCGAGATCTATACCGCGGGTGATTGCTTTGGCCACAGAAAGACCCTGACGCTCACAGGAGCGAGCTGTCAGGGCTGA
- the radC gene encoding RadC family protein has translation MSQLSLAFDASLMIRDEQGRYLPATAEQILDAARKVIDQKVQRGAAFTSSELVKEYLIAKLGGFEHEVFSTLFLDAKHRLIQYVEMFRGTIDSASVYPREVVKEALRLNAAAVIFAHNHPSGNPEPSQADKVLTQRLKEALALVDVRSLDHIIVAGQRTASFAELGLL, from the coding sequence ATGTCGCAGCTTTCTCTAGCCTTTGACGCTTCGCTGATGATTCGCGACGAGCAAGGTCGCTATCTGCCTGCCACTGCAGAACAGATCCTGGACGCTGCTCGCAAGGTGATCGATCAGAAGGTTCAGCGAGGCGCAGCCTTCACGTCTTCGGAGCTGGTCAAGGAGTACTTGATCGCGAAGCTGGGTGGCTTTGAGCACGAGGTTTTCTCAACACTGTTTCTGGATGCCAAGCATCGCCTCATACAGTACGTCGAGATGTTTCGCGGCACCATCGACAGTGCGTCTGTGTACCCACGCGAGGTGGTCAAGGAAGCACTGCGCCTGAATGCAGCTGCAGTGATCTTCGCGCACAACCATCCAAGCGGAAATCCAGAGCCAAGCCAGGCTGACAAGGTACTCACACAACGTTTGAAAGAAGCCTTGGCGCTGGTAGATGTCCGCTCGCTGGATCACATCATCGTGGCAGGCCAACGCACCGCATCTTTCGCTGAGCTTGGGTTGCTATGA
- a CDS encoding EthD family reductase, with the protein MATLIVSYPLARGSFFDRKYYMSTHIPLAQAAWNELGLQSAEVLAPAAGLQPLAGMIILRFKDQASIDAALESPATARVISDVANFSNIRPSFFRAND; encoded by the coding sequence ATGGCCACCCTGATCGTGAGCTACCCCCTGGCCAGAGGCTCTTTCTTCGACCGCAAGTACTACATGTCTACACACATCCCACTTGCTCAAGCTGCGTGGAACGAGCTCGGACTGCAATCAGCCGAAGTCCTCGCCCCGGCTGCTGGCCTGCAGCCGCTCGCGGGAATGATCATTCTGCGTTTCAAGGATCAGGCCAGCATTGATGCTGCGCTCGAATCACCTGCAACGGCCAGAGTCATCAGCGATGTGGCGAACTTCAGTAACATCCGCCCTTCGTTCTTCCGCGCCAACGACTGA